TCCTGAAAGAAAATCTCCAGTGAAAGTAGATGTCCCTGAAGAATTTCCTTTAGATTGGGTAATTTATATGGGAACAGTTATAAAAAAACATGTGAATATTCCAGTAATCGGGGTTAGAAATATAAAAAATGAGGAGCAAGCAAGTTGGCTAATTGAAAATAATTTACTTGATTTTGTTGCCGTGGGAAGAGGAATGATTGCAAGACCTAATTGGGTACAGCACGGTAAAAAAAGTTACTTTAAAAGAACAGGAATTAAGGTGGATTAAATGAAAATACAAAGTTTAGATATATTTTGTGATATAATCGATAATTTTGGAGATATTGGTGTCGTATATAGAATAGCTAAGGAATTAAAGAAAAAATATCTAGATGAGATAAAAATAAGAGTTTTTTTAAATAGATTAGATGAATTTATGGCAATAAATAAGAGATGTCAAGATTTAGAAATTCAAGAAATAGATGGAATTACATATATAAAAGAAAGCTATTTGGTTAAAAATATATGTACAATTGAAACTGCAAATGTTATAATAGAAGCATTTGGGTGTAATATCTTTGAAGGGTATTTAACAAAAGCTAAAAAGGAATCATCTTTACTGATAAATCTAGAATATTTATCAGCGGAAGATTGGATAGAGGATTTTCATTTGCAAGAATCTTTTTTAGGAGCTCCTAAATTAAAAAAATACTTTTTTATGCCTGGATTTACAGAAAAAACAGGTGGAGTAATTGTAGATTCTCTATTTTTAGAAAGAAAAGAGAAAGTTTTAAAAAATAAAGAGAAATATCTAGAAAAATATTTAAATGAAATAGACTATTCAAATAAAATGATTGGAACAATTTTTTCCTATGAAAAAAATTATATGAATTTACTAGAACAATTAAAGGATTATAAGAAAGAAATACTACTATTATTAATGGGAGAAAAAACTCAAAATAGTTTTAAAGAAATATTTAAAGAAATTTCTGTAGAAAACTTTGGAAAAACATATAAATATGGTAAAATAACTATGCATTTTATGGAGTTCTTAAATCAAGAAGAATATGAAGAGGTAATAAATGTTGTAGATTTTAATTTTGTTAGGGGAGAGGACTCATTTATAAGAGCTCTTTTAACAGGAAAACCATTTTTATGGCATGCCTATTTACAAGATGAATTAGGTCATATGGATAAGGTTGAGGGTTTCATAGATAAAGAAAATAAAATTTTATGTGAAAAATATAAAGATGTTTTACATAAACATAGCAAGCTTTTAAGGGACTATAACTTTAGAAGAGAAAATTCTCTTGAAAGATCTGGAGAGGATTATTTAGATTTTTTTGAAAATATAGATAGTTTAAATAATATATCTTCAGATTATTCAGAATTTCTTATAAAAAAGTGTAACCTTATAAATAAATTATATAATTTTATTGAAAGTTTTAAGGAGGATTAAAATGAAAGTAGCTCAAGAATTAAGAGCAGGAAGCACAATTAAGATTGGAAACGATCCATTTGTTGTTTTAAAAGCTGAATACAATAAATCAGGAAGAAACTCTGCAGTTATGAAGTTCAAAATGAAGAACTTATTATCTGGAAACACTACAGATGCTGTTTATAAAGCAGACGAGAAAATGGACGATATCAGATTAGATAAAGTTAAAGCAGTTTTCTCTTACCACGATGGAAGTTTCTATGTATTCTCTAACCCAGAAACTTGGGATCAAATCGAACTTAAAGAGGAAGATTTAGGAGACGCTTTAAACTACTTAGAAGAAGAAATGGAATTAGACATCATATATTATGAGTCAACTCCAGTTGCAGTTGAATTACCAACTTTCGTTGAGAGAGAAGTTATTTATACTGAGCCAGGATTAAGAGGAGATACTACTGGTAAAGTATTAAAGCCAGCTAAAATAAACACTGGATTTGAATTACAAGTTCCATTATTCGTAGAGCAAGGAGAATGGATTAAAATAGATACTAGAACTAACGAATACGTAGAAAGAATTAAAAAGTAATAGTATAAAAAAAAGGTTCCCTTTTGGGAACTTTTTTTTATACTTTAAAATGACTTGGGAAAAAACCAAGAATAATAAAAAATATAGAAATTAATAAAGTTTTTTTCATTTCTGTGGAAAAAAAAGAATCTTTTAAAAGAGAATTTCTCATTTGATATTTCCATAAAATAAAAGATATAAAAGCAGAAAGAATATATCCATAGGTATAACAAATAACATCCATCTTATCAAAAGTTCCAATGAAAGTTCCATGTCCTCCAAATTCTAATTGAAAAAATTCAATAAAAATCATAAAAAGATAAATAAAAGTATAAAATAATAAAATTTTTTTGAAATAGAAACGATTAACTAAAAGTGCTATTCCAAAAGAAAAAATCCAAACACCATCTGGGAAAGAGTAAACAACCCAAGTGGGGAAAAAATGACGGAATGTCTGGGCATAAATTCTTAGTTGTAAAAAATATTTATCTAAGGAAAAATGTTTTAAAAGTCTAAAATAAAAAAGGTATTTACTTCTAAAAAATATATAAATAAGAATACCGCTTATTAATGGAAAAATAGTAAGAAGTATTTTTCTTTTTTTCATAAATCCACCTCACAAAATTATAATTAAATTATACAATATTTAGGAGGAAAAAAAATAAAAAAATGTAAATTAAAACAAGGGGTGATTATTAATGGGTAAAAATCCAAGTTATATGGAAAGTATAGTTATATTAGCACCAAGAGAACTTGTTTTTGGAATAATTGAAGATGATGATTTTCAAAAAGAATGGATGGAAGGATATAAGGAAATAAAAGTATTATTAAAAACAGAAGACTTAATAGGAACTGAATTTGAGGAAATTATAAATATTAATAATAAGGAACACTGTTTTCAAGGAAGATTATTAAAATATGAAAAAAATCATATTTTAAAATTTTCTTTAAAAGAGAAAGAGATAGATTTAAAAGTAGAATATGATATAGAACAGCTAGAAAGAAATAAAAGTGTACTTATAATAAAAGGGTGGATAGAAACCTCTCTTTTTACAAGATTTTTTTTAAAGTATATATTAAAAGAGAGGTTAGAGAAACAACTTTCTAAAATTAAAGAACTTAGTGAGAATGAATTTAAAAAGCATAAGGGAGAAATTCAGAAAAAATAGAAGCAATAATAATAATAAAACTTCCACCGATTCTAGTAGAAATTTGAGCATAGGGCATAAGTTCTATGAGGTTAGCAGAATTTAAAACGGCAACATCTGCAAAGTTAGACATGCAAAGGCCCCCAGTGATAGTGCCTTCTAAAATATAAAAATTACAAAAGTATGAAAATAAACTAGCTCCAATAAGAGCACCAAAAACACTTATAAAAATAAGAGACAAATATTTGAAAGATAAAATATTTAAAATAGAGCTAATATTTACATAAGTCATACCAAGACCGGCTAATGTAGCTGTGGTAAAATTTTTCATTACAAAATGATACCAAGAGTTTGCACAAATTTCATAATGCTTTGGAAAAATATTAAATGTTTTAATTAAAAGAATAGTCAAAATCATAAATACATAGGAATGTAAAGGAATAAATTGGGAAAAAACTAGACCGACAAAAAAAACAATAATAGAAATAGTAAGTCCTATTCCAAAATCTTTATAATTAATATGATTGATATTTGGAGGAGGAAGTATTGGAAAGTTTTGTTTTTTATAAATTTTTCCATGACCACTAAAAAAAGAATATTTTTTAGAAAACCTTCTTAAAAATCCACTGAATATAATTGAAAAGAAATTTCCAAGAACTATAGCAGGGGTTATTAAAAGCAAAGTATTAATAGGATGCTCTGTAATAACTGTTGAAAAAATTTTTGAAAGTGGAATAGCTCCAGAACCAATACCGCCGCTTAAAATAGGTAAAGTAATATAGAAAATAGCATGAAATATATTAAAGTTTAATAAATATGCTCCTACAATTGTAAATAATATAGAGAATAAGATAGCTCCTAAAATTATAAGTAGATATTTAAAATATGTTTTTTTCAAAAGAGAGGAGTCCATTCCTAAAATGCTTCCCGAAATCAAAGCGGCAATATAAATATCTAAAAGACCATAATCTTTAATTACATATTGAATTTCATCTATAACATATTGAGGTAAAATATGATAATGAACCATAAGTGCTGAGAAAAAAATTGTTATTACAGGACCTCCTCCTAAAAATGTTTTTATAAAAGAAAAAGAATTTCCTAAAAATTCAAAAGTATATCCTAAAAGCATTAGAATGGGGATTACTCCAAAAATACCTTTGGGGAGAATATTAAGATAAATAGTTAAAGATATAACTATATATATTATAATAAAATATATAAATGAATTTTTAATCAAATAAAAAACCTCCCATATTTTATAGTAAAAACTATATACTTTATATGGAAGGTTTTCATTTTTATTTTACAAAATTTTTAGCTATTTCAGCAGCTAATTTAGCATTGTTAAATACTAATTCAATATTAGATTCTAAACTTTTACCTTTAGTTATTTCTTTTACTTTTGCTAAAAGGAATGGTGTAGATTCTTTTCCTTTAATATGGTTTTCTTTAGCTTCTTTTAAAGCTTCTTCAATAGCGTTGTGAATTGTATTATAATCCATTGCGAATTTTTCAGGAATAGGATTTGCAATTACTACTCCTCCTTTTAATCCAACTGACCATTTTGCTTTTAAAATTTCAGCAAATTCTTCAGGAGAATCTATCTTAGCATCTAAATTAAATCCGCTTTCTCTTGTGTAAAAAGCAGGTAATTCTTTAGTTTTATATCCTAAAACAGGAACTCCTTTAGTTTCAAGATATTCAAGAGTAAGACCTAAATCAAGAATAGATTTAGCTCCTGCACAAACTACTGCCACATCAGTCATTGCCAATTCTTCAAGGTCTGCAGAAATATCCATAGTAGTTTCAGCTCCTCTATGTACTCCTCCGATTCCTCCAGTTGCAAATATTTTAATACCAGCAAGATTAGCTAAAATCATTGTAGAAGCAACAGTTGTAGCACCATCTTCTTTTTTAGCTAAAATAACAGGAATATCTCTTCTACTAGCTTTTATTACTTTTAATCCTTTTTTTCCTAAATAATCGATTTCTTCTTTACTTAAACCAACTTTTAATTTTCCATTTAAAATAGCCATAGTAGCAGGAATAGCTCCATTTTCTCTAATAATTTCCTCTACTTTAAGTGCAGTTTCTACATTTTGTGGGTATGGCATTCCGTGAGAAATAATAGTCGACTCTAAAGCAACTACAGGTTTATTTTCCTTAAGTGCTAATTCTATTTCAGGTGAAACTTCTAAATAATTTTTTAAATTCATTTTGTGTCCTCCTTAAAATTGGTAAGAATATCTAGGTTTATATTTTCATTAATAGTATTTTCACTAGTTAAAGTTATTGCAGAAGCTTTTAAACCAAATTTACAAGAATCAATAATATTCTCTTCATTGATAAAACCATAAGCAATACCTGCCATGAATGCATCTCCAGCTCCGGTACTATTTATAACTTTAGTTGTATATGGATTTAATTTTCCCTTTAAAGAACCATTAGAATAATAAACGCCATCTTTTCCTAGAGAGATAAAAATTTGTTTAATACCTTTGTTTATAAAATATTCACTGACTTTTTCTAAAGAGTCATCATCTGTGATTTTGATTCCAGATAGGAATTCAGCTTCAATTTTATTAGGCTTTAAAGTATGTATTTTATTTAAAATAGATTTAATTTTAATTGCTTTATTAGTTGATACACAATCTACAAATAAAGGAATAGAACAATTATTAGCAATATATTCTATTGTTTCTTGTGGAGGATTGGTATCTAGAATACAGATACTAGCTTTATTAATAAAATCCATTTTATTTTTTATAAAGTCCACAGTTAAATTATTAAAAATATCCATTGCAGAGATAGCAACTTTCATATCTTTATTTTCATCTAATATGAAAAGATATGTAGAAGTATTTGCATGGGGTAAAATTAATGAATTGTGAAGATTAATGTTTAAGTCTCTACAATTATTTTTGATATTTTCTCCGTTGGGATCATTACCTAAAACTGTTATAAGTTCCACATTTTGGCTTAACCGAGCTAAATTTTCAGCAATATTTCTTCCAACGCCACCTAGGGAGTATTTAATATTTCCTGGATTAGAATCTTCTTCTTTTAAAATTCCTTTGGGAATACCAGCAATATCTACATTGGCACCACCAATAACAATTATATTTTTTTGAGGCTTTAAAATATATCCCTTTCCAATAATTTTTCCTTTTTTTATTAAATTAGAAATATGTACAGCAACAGAGGAACGGGTGATATTTGCTTTGTCTGCTAATTCATTTTGAGATATTAAAGGGTTTTCCTCAATCCACTTTAAAATCTCAGCTTCTCTTTTAGTCATATTCTCTCCTATAAACAAAAGTTTAGTTTGTTTAAGCTTTTATTTATAAAAATAGTACACTATTCTTTTAATAAAGTCAACTAAAAAAGTACTTATTCTTAAACATTGAAAGGCGATAGAAAATAATGTATAATTAGAAGGTATTTTATAGAAATGGGGGCAAATTAGATGAGTTTTAATTATTTAAAAAAACTATCACCATCTAGAAAACTAATTGTAGGATTTTTCTTAGCAATAATACTAGGGTCAATTTTGCTAATGATGCCATTTTCTTTAAATGATGGGCAACATATCAGTTTTCTAACTTCGTTGTTTACCATTACTTCGGCTGTGTGTGTAACAGGATTATCAGTTATAGATGTCAGTCAAGTATTATCTACATATGGACAAATAGTACTTCTTATATTTATCCAATTAGGTGGACTTGGTGTTATGACTTTTTCATCTTTAATTTTTCTGATGATTGGTAAAAAAATAAGTTATCATGAAAGAGAACTATTGAAAGAGGAAAGAAATGCAGAAAGCAATGGAGAAATTATTAGTTTTATTAAAGGACTAGTAGCTACAGTATTTATAATTGAAAGTATTGGAGCGTTTTTCTTAACATTGGAATTTATGAAAGAATTTCCTTTGGAAAAAGCAATTTATTATGGAATTTTCCATTCTATTTCAGCTTTTTGTAATGCAGGATTTGCACTTTTTTCTAATAATTTAGAAAATTATGCTCATAATTTCGGAATAAATATGACTATATCCTATTTAATAATAATAGGTGGAATTGGATTTTCAGTTATTAATTCTGTTTTAATGGCAGTTAGAAAAAATGTAAAAAGATTTACCTTAACATCGAAAGTAGGAATATTAATTTCTATAATTTTAACTTTTGGTGGGACAATTTTATTCATGTTATTAGAGTACAATAATCCCGGAACAATAGGACATATGGGATTTTTTGATAAATTATTAGCTTCTTTTTTCCAAAGTGTGACAACAAGAACAGCAGGATTTAATACTGTTCCTATGGGGAATTTAACAAAGGGAAGTATATTTATGTTTTGTATTCTTATGTTTATTGGAGCATGTCCCGGATCCACAGGTGGAGGAATAAAAACAACAACTTTAGGTGTTATGATGTTTTATGTAGCGGGAGTTGTTAAGGGAAGAGAAAATATAGAAATTTTTAATAGAAGAATAGACTGGGAAATTTTAAATAGAGCTTTGGCTATTTTAGTAATTTCAATTATGTATATATCTATAATAATTATGCTTATGATGATGGTAGAGCATTTTAAATTTGAAGAGATTGTATTTGAAGTTATTTCAGCCTTTGGTACTGTTGGACTTTCTTTAGGTATAACAGCAAAATTAAGTATTTT
This genomic stretch from Cetobacterium ceti harbors:
- the earP gene encoding elongation factor P maturation arginine rhamnosyltransferase EarP encodes the protein MKIQSLDIFCDIIDNFGDIGVVYRIAKELKKKYLDEIKIRVFLNRLDEFMAINKRCQDLEIQEIDGITYIKESYLVKNICTIETANVIIEAFGCNIFEGYLTKAKKESSLLINLEYLSAEDWIEDFHLQESFLGAPKLKKYFFMPGFTEKTGGVIVDSLFLERKEKVLKNKEKYLEKYLNEIDYSNKMIGTIFSYEKNYMNLLEQLKDYKKEILLLLMGEKTQNSFKEIFKEISVENFGKTYKYGKITMHFMEFLNQEEYEEVINVVDFNFVRGEDSFIRALLTGKPFLWHAYLQDELGHMDKVEGFIDKENKILCEKYKDVLHKHSKLLRDYNFRRENSLERSGEDYLDFFENIDSLNNISSDYSEFLIKKCNLINKLYNFIESFKED
- the efp gene encoding elongation factor P; this encodes MKVAQELRAGSTIKIGNDPFVVLKAEYNKSGRNSAVMKFKMKNLLSGNTTDAVYKADEKMDDIRLDKVKAVFSYHDGSFYVFSNPETWDQIELKEEDLGDALNYLEEEMELDIIYYESTPVAVELPTFVEREVIYTEPGLRGDTTGKVLKPAKINTGFELQVPLFVEQGEWIKIDTRTNEYVERIKK
- a CDS encoding SRPBCC family protein; its protein translation is MGKNPSYMESIVILAPRELVFGIIEDDDFQKEWMEGYKEIKVLLKTEDLIGTEFEEIININNKEHCFQGRLLKYEKNHILKFSLKEKEIDLKVEYDIEQLERNKSVLIIKGWIETSLFTRFFLKYILKERLEKQLSKIKELSENEFKKHKGEIQKK
- a CDS encoding 2-hydroxycarboxylate transporter family protein, whose amino-acid sequence is MIKNSFIYFIIIYIVISLTIYLNILPKGIFGVIPILMLLGYTFEFLGNSFSFIKTFLGGGPVITIFFSALMVHYHILPQYVIDEIQYVIKDYGLLDIYIAALISGSILGMDSSLLKKTYFKYLLIILGAILFSILFTIVGAYLLNFNIFHAIFYITLPILSGGIGSGAIPLSKIFSTVITEHPINTLLLITPAIVLGNFFSIIFSGFLRRFSKKYSFFSGHGKIYKKQNFPILPPPNINHINYKDFGIGLTISIIVFFVGLVFSQFIPLHSYVFMILTILLIKTFNIFPKHYEICANSWYHFVMKNFTTATLAGLGMTYVNISSILNILSFKYLSLIFISVFGALIGASLFSYFCNFYILEGTITGGLCMSNFADVAVLNSANLIELMPYAQISTRIGGSFIIIIASIFSEFLPYAF
- a CDS encoding pseudouridine-5'-phosphate glycosidase, giving the protein MNLKNYLEVSPEIELALKENKPVVALESTIISHGMPYPQNVETALKVEEIIRENGAIPATMAILNGKLKVGLSKEEIDYLGKKGLKVIKASRRDIPVILAKKEDGATTVASTMILANLAGIKIFATGGIGGVHRGAETTMDISADLEELAMTDVAVVCAGAKSILDLGLTLEYLETKGVPVLGYKTKELPAFYTRESGFNLDAKIDSPEEFAEILKAKWSVGLKGGVVIANPIPEKFAMDYNTIHNAIEEALKEAKENHIKGKESTPFLLAKVKEITKGKSLESNIELVFNNAKLAAEIAKNFVK
- a CDS encoding PfkB family carbohydrate kinase; its protein translation is MTKREAEILKWIEENPLISQNELADKANITRSSVAVHISNLIKKGKIIGKGYILKPQKNIIVIGGANVDIAGIPKGILKEEDSNPGNIKYSLGGVGRNIAENLARLSQNVELITVLGNDPNGENIKNNCRDLNINLHNSLILPHANTSTYLFILDENKDMKVAISAMDIFNNLTVDFIKNKMDFINKASICILDTNPPQETIEYIANNCSIPLFVDCVSTNKAIKIKSILNKIHTLKPNKIEAEFLSGIKITDDDSLEKVSEYFINKGIKQIFISLGKDGVYYSNGSLKGKLNPYTTKVINSTGAGDAFMAGIAYGFINEENIIDSCKFGLKASAITLTSENTINENINLDILTNFKEDTK
- a CDS encoding TrkH family potassium uptake protein, with amino-acid sequence MSFNYLKKLSPSRKLIVGFFLAIILGSILLMMPFSLNDGQHISFLTSLFTITSAVCVTGLSVIDVSQVLSTYGQIVLLIFIQLGGLGVMTFSSLIFLMIGKKISYHERELLKEERNAESNGEIISFIKGLVATVFIIESIGAFFLTLEFMKEFPLEKAIYYGIFHSISAFCNAGFALFSNNLENYAHNFGINMTISYLIIIGGIGFSVINSVLMAVRKNVKRFTLTSKVGILISIILTFGGTILFMLLEYNNPGTIGHMGFFDKLLASFFQSVTTRTAGFNTVPMGNLTKGSIFMFCILMFIGACPGSTGGGIKTTTLGVMMFYVAGVVKGRENIEIFNRRIDWEILNRALAILVISIMYISIIIMLMMMVEHFKFEEIVFEVISAFGTVGLSLGITAKLSIFSKILIIITMFIGRLGPLTFALALGENKIKENVKYPKENILVG